Proteins from one Loktanella sp. M215 genomic window:
- a CDS encoding molecular chaperone DjiA, with the protein MSIWTRISDAIAALRAGESLSAVFEMLRTPPDRSVAFTIAVIALGAKMAKADGTVTRSEVAAFREVFHIPPQEEANAARLFNMARTDVAGFEDYAARIKRMFGNDTAPLCDLMEGLFHIALADGSYHPSEDAFLSRVAEIFGFDDRRFTRIRAQFVPDAARDPYGVLGVAPDADLATIRAAWRQQVRDTHPDRMLARGVPEEAVKLAEKRLVAINRAWEDIADLRQ; encoded by the coding sequence ATGTCGATCTGGACCCGCATATCCGATGCCATCGCCGCCCTGCGCGCGGGCGAAAGCCTGTCCGCAGTGTTCGAGATGCTGCGCACGCCCCCCGACCGGTCCGTGGCCTTTACCATCGCCGTCATCGCGCTCGGCGCCAAGATGGCCAAGGCCGATGGCACCGTGACCCGCTCAGAGGTCGCAGCCTTCCGCGAGGTGTTCCACATCCCCCCGCAGGAAGAGGCCAACGCCGCGCGCCTGTTCAACATGGCCCGCACCGACGTCGCGGGGTTCGAGGATTACGCCGCGCGCATCAAGCGCATGTTCGGCAACGATACCGCGCCGCTCTGTGACCTGATGGAAGGGCTCTTTCACATCGCCCTCGCCGACGGCAGCTATCACCCCAGCGAGGATGCCTTCCTGTCCCGCGTGGCCGAAATCTTCGGCTTCGACGACCGCCGCTTCACCCGGATCCGCGCGCAGTTCGTCCCAGATGCCGCCCGCGATCCCTATGGCGTGCTGGGCGTGGCCCCCGACGCGGACCTTGCCACGATCCGCGCCGCCTGGCGCCAGCAGGTGCGCGACACCCACCCCGACCGGATGCTCGCCCGCGGCGTGCCCGAAGAGGCGGTGAAGCTCGCGGAAAAGCGCCTCGTCGCGATCAACCGCGCCTGGGAAGACATCGCGGACCTGCGCCAGTGA
- a CDS encoding endonuclease/exonuclease/phosphatase family protein, which produces MRLATWNVEWFNSLFDDAGKLLDNNGWSGRWNITRTQQIAALGTVFARLDADAVMVIEAPDTARHRSTVTALTTFADRFGLRTRAVLTGFVNDTQQEIALLYDPDRLTAAHTPLDSPAAPQFDGTFTIDLDQDARPDAVRWSKPPLEVTVTAPGHGTLSLIGVHAKSKAAHATGSQARMTQIHIANRRKQLAQCAWLRARVDQVLALQRPLLVMGDFNDGPGLDAFEALFGRSGVDIVLGEDGAIPLFDPHARLALSGPSAAMPATARFRHDDVYLSALLDYIMVSPDLAARDPRWTIWHPFDTRACYDDPALRDALLLASDHFPVVIDLPAPLARGEGDPI; this is translated from the coding sequence CTGCGGCTGGCAACCTGGAATGTCGAATGGTTCAACAGCCTGTTCGACGATGCGGGCAAGCTGCTGGACAACAACGGCTGGTCCGGGCGCTGGAATATCACGCGCACCCAGCAGATCGCGGCCCTCGGCACCGTCTTCGCCCGCCTCGACGCCGACGCCGTCATGGTGATCGAGGCGCCGGATACCGCGCGCCACCGCAGCACCGTCACGGCCCTGACCACCTTTGCCGACCGCTTTGGACTGCGGACCCGGGCGGTGCTGACCGGCTTTGTCAATGACACGCAGCAAGAGATCGCACTTCTTTACGACCCCGACCGGCTCACCGCCGCCCATACGCCACTGGACAGTCCTGCCGCCCCGCAATTCGACGGCACATTCACCATCGATCTGGATCAGGACGCCCGCCCCGACGCGGTCCGCTGGTCGAAACCCCCGCTGGAGGTGACCGTGACCGCCCCCGGCCATGGCACCTTGTCCCTGATCGGGGTCCACGCGAAATCGAAGGCAGCGCACGCGACCGGCTCGCAGGCCCGCATGACGCAGATCCACATCGCGAACAGGCGCAAGCAGCTGGCGCAATGCGCCTGGCTGCGCGCCCGCGTCGATCAGGTGCTGGCGCTGCAACGACCGCTCCTCGTGATGGGCGATTTCAACGACGGCCCGGGTCTTGATGCGTTCGAGGCGCTTTTTGGCCGCTCCGGTGTGGACATCGTGCTGGGCGAGGACGGTGCGATCCCGCTGTTCGATCCGCACGCCCGTCTGGCCCTGTCCGGACCCAGCGCCGCGATGCCCGCGACGGCGCGGTTCAGGCACGACGACGTCTATCTCTCGGCCCTGCTGGATTACATCATGGTCAGCCCCGATCTGGCCGCGCGCGACCCGCGCTGGACGATCTGGCACCCCTTCGACACGCGGGCCTGCTATGACGATCCCGCACTCCGGGACGCGCTGCTGCTGGCCTCGGATCATTTTCCCGTCGTCATCGACCTGCCCGCACCCTTGGCAAGGGGCGAGGGCGACCCTATCTGA
- the scpA gene encoding methylmalonyl-CoA mutase, with amino-acid sequence MTDKADWKTIAAKELRGRALSDLTWHTLEGIDVQPLYTAEDVADLPHMGGIPGQAPYTRGVKATMYAGRPWTIRQYAGFSTAEESNAFYRAGLAGGQQGVSVAFDLATHRGYDSDHPRVEGDVGKAGVAIDSVEDMKILFDGIPLDKVSVSMTMNGAVIPILANFIVTGMEQGHDKAVLSGTIQNDILKEFMVRNTYVYPPEPSMRIISDIIEYTAKEMPKFNSISISGYHMQEAGANLVQELAYTMADGREYVRAAIAAGMDVDAFAPRLSFFFAIGMNFFMEAAKLRAARLLWFRVMEEFQPKDSKSSMLRTHCQTSGVSLQEQDPYNNVVRTAYEAMSAVLGGTQSLHTNALDEAIALPSDFAARIARNTQLILQEETGVTRVIDPLAGSYYVEKLTHDLAEAAWALMDEVEEMGGMTKAVASGMPKMRIEETAAKRQAGIDRGTEVIVGVNKYRKDKEDPIDIRDIDNAGVRDSQIARLKTTRAGRDQPACDAALSEITRRARDGGNLLEAAVEAARQRATVGEISAAMEEVFGRHRAEVKTLAGVYGAAYEGDAGFATIQKAVEDFATEEGRRPRMLVVKMGQDGHDRGAKVIATAFADIGFDVDVGPLFQTPEEAAQDAIDNDVHVIGISSQAAGHKTLAPKLIKALEAAGAGEILVICGGVIPQQDYKFLTDAGVKAIFGPGTNIPKAAEDILKLIRDART; translated from the coding sequence ATGACCGACAAAGCCGACTGGAAGACGATCGCCGCCAAGGAACTGCGGGGCCGCGCGCTCTCGGACCTGACATGGCACACGCTGGAAGGCATCGACGTCCAGCCGCTTTACACGGCCGAGGACGTGGCCGACCTGCCGCACATGGGCGGTATTCCGGGGCAGGCGCCCTATACCCGCGGCGTCAAGGCCACGATGTACGCAGGCCGCCCCTGGACCATCCGGCAATACGCGGGCTTCTCCACGGCCGAGGAATCGAACGCCTTCTACCGCGCGGGCCTCGCGGGCGGCCAGCAGGGCGTCTCTGTCGCCTTCGACCTCGCGACGCACCGCGGCTATGACAGCGACCACCCCCGCGTCGAAGGGGACGTCGGCAAGGCCGGGGTCGCCATCGATTCGGTCGAGGACATGAAGATCCTCTTCGACGGCATCCCGCTCGACAAAGTGTCGGTCTCCATGACGATGAACGGCGCGGTCATCCCGATCCTCGCCAACTTCATCGTCACCGGGATGGAGCAGGGCCATGACAAGGCGGTCCTCTCCGGCACGATCCAGAACGACATCCTCAAGGAATTCATGGTCCGCAACACCTATGTCTATCCGCCCGAACCCAGCATGAGGATCATCTCGGACATCATTGAATACACGGCCAAAGAGATGCCGAAATTCAACTCGATCTCGATCTCGGGTTACCACATGCAAGAGGCCGGCGCGAACCTGGTGCAGGAACTCGCCTACACCATGGCCGACGGGCGCGAATACGTCCGCGCCGCGATTGCGGCGGGCATGGACGTCGACGCATTCGCCCCCCGCCTGTCCTTCTTCTTCGCCATCGGCATGAACTTCTTCATGGAGGCCGCCAAGCTGCGCGCCGCCCGCCTGCTGTGGTTCCGCGTGATGGAGGAATTCCAGCCCAAGGATTCCAAATCCTCCATGCTTCGCACCCACTGCCAGACCTCCGGCGTGTCCCTGCAGGAACAGGACCCCTACAACAACGTCGTGCGCACCGCCTACGAGGCGATGAGCGCGGTGCTGGGCGGCACCCAGTCCCTGCACACCAACGCGCTGGACGAGGCGATTGCCCTGCCCAGCGACTTCGCCGCCCGCATCGCGCGCAATACCCAGCTGATCCTGCAAGAGGAAACCGGCGTCACACGCGTGATCGACCCGCTGGCCGGCAGCTACTACGTCGAGAAACTGACCCACGACCTCGCCGAAGCGGCCTGGGCGCTGATGGACGAGGTCGAGGAGATGGGCGGCATGACCAAGGCCGTGGCCTCCGGCATGCCGAAGATGCGGATCGAGGAGACGGCGGCCAAGCGTCAGGCCGGCATCGACCGTGGCACCGAGGTCATCGTCGGCGTCAACAAGTACCGCAAAGACAAAGAAGACCCGATCGACATCCGCGACATCGACAACGCCGGTGTCCGCGACAGCCAGATTGCGCGGCTCAAGACCACCCGCGCAGGCCGCGATCAGCCCGCCTGTGACGCGGCCCTGTCAGAGATCACGCGCCGCGCCCGCGACGGCGGCAACCTGCTGGAGGCCGCGGTCGAGGCCGCCCGCCAGCGCGCCACCGTCGGAGAGATCAGCGCCGCGATGGAAGAGGTCTTCGGCCGCCACCGGGCAGAGGTCAAAACCCTCGCCGGCGTCTACGGTGCCGCCTACGAGGGCGACGCAGGTTTCGCCACGATCCAGAAAGCGGTCGAGGATTTCGCGACCGAGGAAGGCCGCCGTCCGCGCATGCTGGTGGTCAAGATGGGGCAGGACGGCCACGACCGCGGCGCCAAGGTCATCGCCACCGCCTTCGCCGACATCGGCTTTGATGTCGACGTGGGCCCGCTGTTCCAGACGCCAGAGGAGGCCGCCCAGGACGCCATCGACAATGACGTCCACGTCATCGGCATCAGCTCTCAGGCCGCCGGTCACAAGACGCTGGCCCCCAAGCTGATCAAGGCGCTGGAGGCGGCAGGCGCCGGCGAAATCCTCGTGATCTGCGGCGGTGTGATCCCGCAGCAGGACTACAAGTTCCTGACCGACGCGGGCGTCAAGGCGATCTTCGGCCCCGGCACGAACATCCCCAAAGCGGCAGAGGATATCCTCAAGCTGATCCGCGACGCACGCACCTGA
- a CDS encoding GNAT family N-acetyltransferase, which produces MTVRIRPATTADAAAIAAIWNPLIRDTTITFNPVQKSDADVASMIADRQVAQGFLVATDADALLGFATYAQFRGGDGYRHTGEHTIILGPQARGQGTGRALMKALCDHARGRGLHSLFAGCSAENPAAVAFHIALGFAQVAHLPQVGRKYDRWIDLILLQKML; this is translated from the coding sequence GTGACGGTCCGGATCCGTCCCGCGACCACCGCAGACGCCGCGGCCATCGCGGCGATCTGGAACCCGCTGATCCGCGACACCACCATCACCTTCAACCCGGTGCAGAAATCCGACGCCGACGTCGCGTCGATGATCGCCGACCGGCAGGTGGCGCAAGGCTTCCTTGTGGCCACAGACGCGGACGCCCTGCTGGGCTTTGCCACCTACGCCCAGTTCCGCGGCGGCGACGGCTACCGGCACACGGGCGAACACACCATCATCCTCGGCCCGCAGGCGCGCGGGCAGGGCACCGGGCGGGCGCTGATGAAGGCGCTCTGCGATCATGCGCGCGGGCGCGGCCTGCACAGCCTCTTTGCCGGGTGCAGCGCGGAAAATCCCGCCGCCGTGGCCTTCCACATTGCCCTCGGGTTCGCGCAGGTGGCGCATCTGCCGCAGGTCGGGCGCAAATACGACCGCTGGATCGACCTTATCCTTCTGCAAAAGATGCTTTAG
- a CDS encoding VOC family protein, producing MLTFDHIAIACTDLAAAATDLSQRLGVALQPGGRHDRYGTHNMLLGLGELYLELIALDPQAPPTGRPAWFGLDHFIGPMRPANWICRTDDLDSAIAAAPVDPGPAVPLTRGDLHWQITVPADGHLPLDGAMPTLIQWAKNAQHPTEKLAESGCRLIQWHVSHPQAALLQDGLALQDPRVTFTTGAAGFTATLDAPNGRVTL from the coding sequence ATGCTGACCTTCGATCACATCGCCATCGCCTGCACCGATCTGGCCGCAGCCGCCACCGACTTGTCACAGCGCCTCGGCGTCGCGTTGCAGCCCGGTGGCCGCCACGACCGCTATGGCACCCACAACATGTTGCTGGGGCTGGGCGAGCTCTACCTCGAACTCATCGCCCTCGACCCGCAGGCGCCCCCCACGGGGCGCCCTGCGTGGTTCGGCCTGGACCACTTTATCGGCCCGATGCGTCCCGCGAACTGGATCTGCCGCACGGACGACCTCGACTCCGCCATTGCCGCAGCGCCCGTCGATCCCGGTCCCGCCGTCCCGCTGACACGCGGCGACCTGCACTGGCAGATCACTGTCCCGGCTGATGGCCACCTGCCGCTGGACGGTGCCATGCCGACCCTGATCCAGTGGGCGAAGAACGCTCAGCATCCTACCGAGAAGCTTGCCGAATCCGGCTGCCGCCTGATCCAGTGGCATGTCAGCCATCCGCAGGCCGCACTGCTGCAGGACGGCCTCGCCCTCCAGGATCCGCGCGTCACATTCACAACGGGCGCAGCAGGTTTTACCGCGACGCTCGATGCGCCGAACGGGCGCGTGACCCTGTGA